A stretch of Novosphingobium pentaromativorans US6-1 DNA encodes these proteins:
- a CDS encoding SOS response-associated peptidase translates to MCNLYRMTKAPAEIARLFGAHNSAGANFAAEVYPGYPGLVVAEGEARVMSWGFPLALKGKHGQPLKPKAVNNAREDKVGTAFWRPSFERRRCLIPVTAWAEAEGIKGQMTRTWYSLAGEEVFAVAGLWRPTEEWGAAYSMVMVDGCPQMAEVHDRMPVVLARESWDQWLTGTPAEAFALCHTCPDELAVDRTAERWGAGRSAATSG, encoded by the coding sequence ATGTGCAATTTGTACCGCATGACCAAGGCCCCTGCGGAAATCGCGCGGCTGTTCGGTGCGCACAACAGCGCGGGCGCGAACTTCGCCGCCGAGGTTTACCCGGGCTATCCCGGCCTGGTTGTCGCCGAGGGCGAAGCGCGGGTGATGAGCTGGGGCTTTCCGCTCGCGCTCAAAGGCAAGCACGGTCAGCCGCTAAAGCCCAAGGCCGTCAACAACGCGCGCGAGGACAAGGTCGGCACTGCATTTTGGAGGCCGAGCTTCGAGCGGCGCCGCTGCCTGATCCCGGTGACCGCCTGGGCCGAGGCTGAGGGCATCAAGGGCCAGATGACCCGGACCTGGTACTCATTGGCGGGCGAAGAGGTCTTTGCCGTTGCCGGACTGTGGCGCCCGACTGAGGAGTGGGGCGCGGCCTATTCGATGGTCATGGTCGATGGCTGCCCGCAGATGGCCGAGGTACACGACCGCATGCCCGTCGTCCTCGCCCGAGAAAGCTGGGACCAATGGCTCACGGGCACGCCCGCCGAAGCCTTCGCGCTGTGTCATACCTGTCCCGATGAACTCGCTGTCGATCGCACAGCCGAACGCTGGGGGGCAGGGAGGTCCGCGGCGACGTCAGGCTGA
- a CDS encoding DUF6771 family protein, translating into MERIDTSAVAHAILDAPGWARVGITAPSSCLREDAALELARVIADAVDAPVSTSSPEQSTLPL; encoded by the coding sequence ATGGAACGAATCGATACGTCTGCTGTCGCTCATGCGATCCTTGACGCCCCGGGCTGGGCGCGGGTCGGCATCACGGCCCCAAGCTCCTGCCTGCGCGAGGATGCCGCGCTCGAACTCGCGCGCGTGATCGCTGATGCGGTCGACGCGCCTGTCAGTACGTCGTCACCTGAGCAGTCGACCCTGCCGCTCTGA
- a CDS encoding DUF736 domain-containing protein, with amino-acid sequence MNIGEIRKNANGQLIGSVETLTITRTIGLRPVTSSNPRAPRYEIVALNDQRRWVIVGALFELSSNSTGESFYQGKIDDPSMAQPLYIAAFPREDGTMAIAWQRPRRRSTQLGSAEYGESDMFPADDAGGDRSEEQAGAGRNDDGLGDSTATPPAKRGRAGAKDGAEHDGALPPLVDA; translated from the coding sequence ATGAACATCGGTGAAATCCGCAAGAACGCCAACGGCCAGCTGATCGGTTCTGTCGAAACGCTCACCATCACCCGCACCATCGGCCTGCGACCGGTGACCTCCAGCAACCCGCGCGCCCCTCGCTACGAGATCGTCGCGCTCAACGACCAGCGCCGCTGGGTGATCGTCGGCGCGCTCTTCGAGCTCTCCTCGAACTCGACTGGCGAGAGCTTCTACCAGGGCAAGATCGACGATCCGTCGATGGCGCAGCCGCTCTACATCGCCGCTTTCCCGCGCGAAGACGGCACGATGGCGATCGCCTGGCAGCGTCCGCGCCGTCGGAGCACCCAGCTCGGTTCGGCCGAATACGGCGAGAGCGATATGTTCCCGGCCGACGACGCCGGCGGCGATCGCAGCGAGGAACAGGCTGGCGCCGGGCGCAACGACGATGGCCTGGGCGACAGCACCGCGACCCCGCCCGCCAAGCGCGGCCGGGCGGGTGCCAAGGACGGCGCCGAACACGATGGCGCGCTGCCGCCGCTCGTCGACGCCTGA